A section of the Roseivirga sp. BDSF3-8 genome encodes:
- a CDS encoding ABC transporter permease: MIRNYFRSAIRNLGKNKFYSLINIFGLAVGIAGFLLIAQYVYFELSYDRFHENAEQIYRVQLNQYRNGELSLASAENYPGAGPALKEEIPEVLNYTRLYNMGFKNNIIISNEDAPNGPIKFKMDKFLYADSSFFNVFSFPLIKGDPEAALAKPKTAVVSESYAKKFFGDEDPIGQVLRLRDDDFNDESCMVTGVFKDIPQNSHLKFDVLFSYQTLYSRGDWARERYDLTWDRKDFYTYILVEEGTDPAYLATKFSDIINKYSPGLEERQRRDEFVLQPLEDIHLYSDLVEEAEANGNAKVVYISLLIGIFILIIAYINYINLSTARAMERSREVGVRKAIGAIKTQLVKQFLFESLLINFFAIIVSIILMNLVLPLFNELTGLGFSYGEFWGQGWLYLLIFGLLLIGTILSGLYPALVLSSFKPTSVLKGALTKSKHGIRLRQGLVVFQFAAAIVLVAGTAIVYQQMQFVLEKDLGFNMERTLVLERPSVRPRDWAAQENSMDQFKTELLRNSAIENVSGVNFVMGNPRNFKVNLRKYGASEDEMQPVRVNGVDFNYFEMFEIDVLAGRTFSEKYSNDMDTSLILNESAAKLLGFESAKAAAGETIVLSAGGQNYPMIVVGVVNDFHQSSLKESVEPLVFSVSSFLSEYYTLKVKEENLPQTLAYVEDTWRKVFPGNPFSYFFLDDYFNRQYQNDKRFSKIVQVFAVLAFFIGGLGLLGLSAFTAQQRTKEIGIRKVLGASVTSIVLLLSRDFIKLILLSIALAIPVAYFLMDDWLNSYANRIQIGAGIFIIAGFFSLGIAWLTVSWQSVKAAVADPVDSVKSE, encoded by the coding sequence ATGATTAGAAATTATTTTAGGTCAGCCATTCGTAATCTGGGCAAAAACAAATTTTATTCATTAATCAATATTTTTGGTCTTGCCGTGGGAATAGCAGGCTTTCTTCTGATCGCCCAATATGTTTACTTTGAACTAAGTTACGATCGGTTTCATGAAAATGCAGAACAGATATACAGAGTGCAATTAAACCAGTATCGTAATGGTGAATTAAGTCTTGCGAGTGCTGAAAATTATCCGGGCGCAGGTCCTGCCCTTAAAGAAGAAATACCTGAAGTACTGAATTATACACGATTGTATAACATGGGCTTCAAAAACAATATCATTATCTCTAATGAAGACGCTCCAAATGGGCCGATTAAGTTTAAGATGGATAAATTTCTATATGCAGATTCATCCTTTTTCAATGTCTTTTCCTTCCCTCTTATTAAAGGAGATCCAGAAGCTGCACTGGCTAAACCTAAAACAGCTGTAGTGTCTGAAAGCTATGCTAAAAAATTTTTCGGGGATGAAGATCCGATTGGTCAAGTGCTACGCCTGCGCGATGATGATTTTAACGATGAGTCATGCATGGTTACTGGCGTCTTTAAGGATATCCCTCAAAACTCTCATTTGAAGTTTGATGTGTTGTTCTCTTACCAGACATTGTATTCGAGGGGCGACTGGGCCCGTGAGCGTTATGACCTCACATGGGATCGTAAGGATTTTTACACTTATATATTGGTAGAAGAAGGTACTGACCCGGCTTATTTGGCTACTAAATTTTCCGATATCATTAATAAGTACAGCCCCGGCTTGGAAGAAAGGCAGCGTAGAGACGAATTTGTACTTCAGCCGTTAGAAGATATTCACTTATACTCCGACCTGGTAGAGGAGGCTGAAGCAAATGGTAATGCAAAAGTTGTCTATATATCTCTCCTTATCGGCATATTCATTCTTATAATAGCCTATATAAATTATATAAATCTTTCTACCGCCCGCGCGATGGAACGTAGCAGGGAAGTGGGTGTAAGAAAGGCTATAGGAGCGATTAAAACTCAGCTTGTCAAACAGTTTTTATTTGAATCACTGCTCATTAATTTCTTTGCCATAATAGTTTCTATAATACTGATGAATTTAGTTTTGCCTTTGTTTAATGAATTAACAGGGTTAGGGTTTTCGTATGGTGAATTTTGGGGCCAAGGATGGTTGTACCTGCTGATTTTCGGTCTGCTTTTGATAGGTACTATCCTATCCGGGCTATATCCTGCACTTGTACTTTCTTCATTCAAGCCAACTTCAGTACTTAAAGGAGCCTTAACAAAGTCCAAACATGGTATTCGACTTCGTCAAGGTCTGGTGGTCTTCCAGTTTGCAGCCGCCATTGTACTTGTGGCGGGTACGGCTATTGTATACCAACAAATGCAATTTGTTCTGGAAAAAGACCTGGGCTTTAATATGGAAAGGACCCTTGTACTTGAGCGCCCAAGTGTCAGACCACGCGACTGGGCAGCCCAGGAAAATAGTATGGATCAGTTTAAAACAGAGCTGCTGCGAAACTCAGCAATCGAGAACGTATCTGGGGTAAACTTTGTCATGGGTAATCCGAGAAACTTCAAGGTAAACCTAAGAAAGTATGGTGCTTCAGAGGACGAAATGCAACCAGTCAGAGTAAACGGAGTTGACTTTAACTATTTCGAAATGTTTGAAATAGATGTACTGGCAGGGCGTACGTTTTCTGAAAAGTACTCTAATGACATGGATACTTCTCTTATACTGAATGAGTCTGCCGCCAAGCTACTTGGTTTTGAATCAGCCAAGGCTGCTGCCGGTGAAACGATAGTACTGTCAGCCGGCGGACAAAATTATCCTATGATTGTGGTCGGAGTAGTAAATGACTTCCATCAATCTTCATTAAAAGAATCTGTCGAACCTCTTGTATTCAGTGTATCATCCTTCCTGTCGGAATATTACACGCTAAAAGTAAAGGAAGAAAACCTGCCCCAGACGCTGGCTTATGTAGAAGATACCTGGAGAAAAGTATTTCCTGGCAATCCCTTTTCCTACTTCTTTCTGGACGACTATTTTAATCGTCAATACCAGAATGATAAACGTTTTAGTAAGATAGTTCAGGTATTTGCTGTTCTAGCCTTCTTTATTGGTGGTCTCGGTTTATTAGGGCTTTCGGCTTTTACAGCCCAGCAGAGAACAAAAGAGATAGGTATCCGAAAAGTGCTGGGTGCTTCAGTTACCAGTATAGTATTATTATTATCCCGTGACTTTATAAAGCTTATACTGCTTTCTATTGCGCTGGCAATACCGGTTGCCTATTTCCTGATGGATGATTGGTTGAACTCTTATGCTAATAGGATTCAGATAGGAGCGGGTATCTTTATTATTGCCGGCTTCTTTTCTCTCGGCATAGCCTGGCTTACTGTGAGCTGGCAGTCCGTCAAGGCAGCTGTAGCAGACCCTGTAGACAGCGTAAAAAGCGAGTAG
- a CDS encoding thioesterase II family protein, translating into MTTQPGLEHDEKVSRYKFIGKGCQLFLLHFAGGSCFSFEFLKKYIYNDISFHALEIPGRGRRLHEKLIKDKPLVIADYVNQIKAKRNGKPYVIYGHSMGATLGLNVTRQMELSGDAPVHLVVSGNPGPGVKKKLPKPRYLLDDIDFKDELRRLGGVPEEVLKDEELFSFFSPIMRADFELLEKDETVPEFKINTPILALMGSEETYSSEISNWLNFTTQPLKEDILSGKHFFIQDHPEKMARYIMNCF; encoded by the coding sequence ATGACTACCCAACCAGGCCTGGAGCATGACGAAAAGGTAAGCCGATATAAATTTATAGGAAAAGGGTGTCAGCTATTCCTATTGCATTTTGCCGGAGGAAGTTGTTTTTCTTTTGAGTTTCTTAAGAAGTACATATATAATGATATTAGCTTTCATGCCCTGGAAATCCCGGGAAGAGGCAGAAGACTACATGAAAAGCTCATAAAGGATAAACCGCTGGTAATAGCTGACTATGTAAACCAGATCAAGGCCAAAAGAAACGGTAAACCCTATGTCATATACGGACATAGCATGGGAGCTACACTGGGACTAAACGTAACCAGGCAAATGGAGCTCTCGGGTGATGCCCCAGTTCACTTGGTAGTTTCCGGCAATCCCGGCCCCGGTGTAAAGAAAAAACTTCCGAAACCGAGGTACCTTTTGGACGATATCGATTTTAAGGATGAGCTTAGAAGGCTTGGTGGGGTTCCGGAAGAGGTGTTGAAAGACGAGGAACTGTTCAGTTTCTTTAGCCCCATCATGCGCGCTGATTTTGAATTACTTGAAAAAGATGAAACCGTACCGGAATTCAAAATCAATACTCCGATACTAGCCTTGATGGGTTCCGAAGAAACCTATAGTAGTGAGATATCAAACTGGTTAAACTTCACTACACAGCCGCTTAAAGAAGATATACTTTCCGGTAAACACTTCTTCATTCAGGATCACCCGGAAAAAATGGCGCGGTACATCATGAACTGCTTCTAA
- a CDS encoding ankyrin repeat domain-containing protein, producing MKLHTMNNHYSHYYFSISLNIIMLIAILLTPVFAFAADSNSGCKELLTAIDRNDLVLVKSFINNTDLNCHCLDKEGKRITIEKPTRNPVLAAARKGYLQIGEVLLENGANVNLNPPGAETPLMAASQYGHIEFVKLLIKHGATVDLELDGRGTALVYASSGGHIDIMKFLLDKGADINAYADGKGTPLIVASENNRRQSVEYLLEKGAAIDKSVDGVGTPLSVSAMIGHIEMTKMLLNKGADINTKIDGVGTALIEAAKNNHLQVADYLIKNGADVNAQVNGIGTPLSVSAVEGNIDVVRYLINEGADVNASADGTSSALIRAIKSNEESVVRLLLENGADIRLVSMDGDTPAEIAKKFSNTTIQTLIYEYAGIE from the coding sequence ATGAAATTACATACAATGAATAATCATTATTCCCATTATTACTTTTCAATTAGCCTAAATATAATTATGCTAATTGCCATTTTGCTAACACCTGTTTTTGCTTTTGCCGCAGACTCTAATTCAGGCTGTAAAGAGTTATTGACTGCCATTGACAGAAACGATCTGGTTTTAGTAAAGAGCTTTATAAATAATACAGACCTGAATTGCCATTGCCTGGATAAGGAGGGTAAGCGCATCACTATTGAAAAACCGACGCGTAACCCTGTTTTAGCAGCGGCGCGGAAAGGCTACTTACAAATTGGAGAGGTTTTATTGGAAAATGGGGCGAATGTAAATTTAAACCCTCCGGGTGCAGAGACTCCTCTGATGGCGGCCTCACAGTATGGTCATATTGAGTTTGTCAAATTACTGATAAAGCATGGCGCTACGGTAGATCTGGAGCTGGATGGCAGAGGTACAGCTTTAGTTTACGCCTCTTCGGGTGGGCATATTGACATAATGAAGTTCCTATTAGACAAAGGAGCTGATATAAATGCTTATGCAGATGGTAAAGGGACTCCTTTGATTGTAGCTTCTGAAAATAACAGACGGCAATCTGTCGAGTACCTTTTAGAAAAAGGTGCGGCTATTGATAAAAGTGTAGATGGTGTAGGTACACCGCTTTCAGTATCAGCAATGATAGGCCATATAGAAATGACTAAAATGCTTTTAAATAAAGGAGCCGATATAAACACAAAAATAGATGGTGTCGGCACAGCCTTGATTGAAGCTGCTAAAAACAATCATTTGCAAGTCGCCGATTACCTGATTAAAAATGGTGCAGATGTAAATGCGCAGGTGAATGGAATTGGCACCCCGCTTTCCGTCTCGGCCGTGGAGGGGAATATAGATGTCGTACGCTATCTTATCAATGAAGGAGCTGATGTAAATGCATCTGCAGATGGTACTAGTTCTGCTCTTATTAGGGCAATAAAAAGCAACGAAGAATCCGTTGTAAGGTTATTACTGGAAAATGGTGCTGATATTCGTCTTGTTTCCATGGATGGTGACACTCCTGCCGAAATTGCCAAAAAGTTTTCAAATACCACTATCCAAACACTTATATATGAATATGCAGGTATAGAGTAA
- a CDS encoding ankyrin repeat domain-containing protein, which translates to MKKTKDHTSTSLVSDFKYAIRFVLVLCCLSAFTFAEHSESDETTCHQLLEAVLKEDIQSVNALLSIEADPNCSEYLVVSYPLPKGGKVRVGGILSPLTLAAQTGNLPIGRLLLEKGAEVNHHSEEEQTPLMAASARGHLDFVKFLVKHGADINITVTDVGNALSLASSNEQKHVVAFLLKQKEISKGNY; encoded by the coding sequence ATGAAAAAGACTAAAGACCATACTTCCACATCTCTGGTATCAGATTTTAAGTACGCTATAAGATTCGTATTAGTACTATGTTGCCTTAGTGCTTTTACCTTCGCCGAACATTCTGAAAGCGATGAGACGACATGCCACCAATTACTTGAAGCCGTCTTAAAAGAAGATATTCAATCGGTTAATGCCTTGCTAAGCATTGAAGCAGACCCTAACTGCTCAGAGTATTTAGTGGTAAGTTACCCACTTCCGAAGGGAGGAAAAGTCCGTGTTGGGGGAATCCTCTCTCCTTTAACCCTCGCAGCTCAGACTGGTAATCTTCCTATAGGAAGACTACTGCTCGAGAAAGGCGCAGAAGTTAATCACCATTCAGAAGAAGAGCAGACTCCATTGATGGCAGCTTCTGCCAGAGGGCATCTGGATTTCGTAAAGTTTTTAGTAAAACATGGGGCAGATATAAATATAACCGTTACAGATGTCGGAAATGCACTTTCCCTTGCGTCAAGTAACGAACAAAAGCATGTTGTAGCATTTCTTCTTAAACAGAAAGAAATTTCCAAAGGTAATTACTAA
- a CDS encoding cyclic peptide export ABC transporter — protein MFRIKLKEIVVLLLYAIPNTFLSFGIIHIINNTLAGNDNFLHDYMIIVFLSLVIYAYLLNITFQKKLNEYAYRILYKNEKSLFNQILNSPLEVLERFGNQRFYTAMEDLRLFSQLPYTVTHTVSSVLMLVLGIVYMFTLSSAAAGIVILLIVLVAGCYLLVMRSMAGQVAILRKYNEKYYKYVNDLLGGFKELKLSLSRRNNIMSRYLGPNRDASEKLDFRVNYVFLSINMISQYGLYFVIAAILFGMPAIGFLDREGVIAYVVVILFISGPINNLINLQQVYTRFFVANKRLKVFRKDFRIKIKEYTETEKKEVDFQSLKFDNVRFSYTPDKAEKTFALGPVNLEVKRGEVVFVVGGNGSGKSTFVNVLTGLYEPTEGEVLLNNRKITDINEDLQDSIAAIFTDNHIFSHNYDDYQLEGNEKYNNLLKTMELDHIVTDDKEESARRRFSKGQSKRMSMIFALLEKKPILILDEWAADQDPYFRKYFYEELIPRLKAEGKTIIAVTHDDAYFHQADRIIKFDYGKIVKDVNVDNRHELTETLWA, from the coding sequence ATGTTTCGTATTAAACTTAAGGAAATTGTTGTTTTACTATTATATGCAATTCCGAATACTTTTTTAAGTTTTGGAATTATACATATAATAAATAATACACTTGCCGGTAACGATAATTTCCTGCATGATTACATGATAATCGTGTTTTTATCTTTGGTAATCTATGCCTACCTGCTGAATATTACCTTTCAGAAGAAGCTTAATGAATATGCCTACAGGATTCTGTATAAAAATGAGAAAAGCCTCTTTAACCAGATACTGAACTCCCCGCTCGAAGTTTTGGAAAGATTTGGTAACCAACGCTTTTATACGGCTATGGAAGACCTTAGGTTATTTTCGCAACTTCCGTATACGGTAACTCATACTGTGAGCTCGGTCCTTATGCTGGTGCTTGGTATCGTCTATATGTTTACCCTGTCCTCTGCTGCAGCTGGTATCGTGATTTTACTTATTGTCCTGGTGGCAGGCTGCTATTTATTGGTCATGCGTTCCATGGCCGGACAAGTGGCCATACTCAGAAAGTATAACGAAAAGTACTATAAGTATGTAAATGACCTCCTCGGAGGATTTAAAGAACTAAAACTGAGCTTATCCCGCCGTAACAATATTATGAGCCGGTACCTGGGGCCTAACCGCGACGCCTCGGAAAAGCTGGATTTCAGGGTCAATTATGTCTTCCTCTCCATCAATATGATCAGCCAGTATGGACTGTATTTTGTTATTGCCGCCATTTTGTTCGGCATGCCTGCTATAGGCTTTCTAGATAGAGAAGGGGTAATAGCCTACGTGGTGGTAATACTGTTTATATCCGGACCTATAAATAACCTAATCAATCTCCAACAGGTATATACTCGGTTTTTTGTAGCCAACAAAAGACTGAAAGTCTTTAGGAAGGATTTCAGGATTAAGATTAAGGAATATACGGAGACCGAAAAGAAGGAGGTCGATTTTCAGTCTTTGAAGTTTGACAATGTTCGCTTTTCCTATACTCCCGATAAGGCAGAAAAAACTTTTGCACTCGGCCCTGTAAATCTTGAGGTTAAGCGTGGTGAAGTAGTATTTGTGGTAGGGGGTAACGGGTCTGGAAAAAGTACATTTGTTAATGTGCTGACTGGCCTTTATGAACCTACCGAAGGTGAGGTCTTGCTTAATAACCGAAAGATTACAGATATCAATGAGGATCTCCAGGATTCTATAGCTGCTATTTTTACTGATAATCATATATTTTCGCATAACTATGACGATTACCAGCTTGAGGGGAATGAAAAGTATAACAACCTGCTCAAAACTATGGAGCTGGATCATATAGTGACCGATGATAAGGAAGAGTCGGCCAGAAGGCGGTTTTCTAAGGGTCAGAGCAAGCGAATGTCAATGATATTTGCTCTCCTGGAAAAGAAACCTATTCTGATACTGGATGAATGGGCAGCAGACCAGGATCCTTATTTCAGAAAATATTTCTACGAAGAATTGATCCCCAGGTTAAAGGCAGAAGGAAAAACTATTATTGCCGTCACTCACGACGATGCCTACTTCCATCAGGCGGACCGTATCATCAAGTTTGATTACGGTAAGATCGTGAAAGATGTAAACGTAGATAACAGACACGAACTCACTGAAACGCTTTGGGCCTAA